CGTCTTAAACCTTTGGATACCGCTGCCTCCTGTGAAACAGTTTTCTTAATCGTTGCTGATCCAAGTTCAGAAGTCGTCTCCCTGAAGTCAAAATGTTGATAAGATATGACTGTTTCTGGTGTTTGTGGACTGACGTCAGAGTTACAGAGAGATGAAGTTGCACTCCGCTGTGCAGTTTCACTTTGAATCCACATGTCTGGGTCATTCTCAGATGGGGAGAGTAGTTCTTTCTTGAAGTCATGACTGTCATCTATGAGAGGTTCAGTAGTTATATCCAGCTGTGTACGTACTTCTTCCTCCTCAGGACAATATTCATCTTCCTGATCATCACAATGATCTCCTAAGGTTTCTGGTATTTGCTCTGGAGATTCTAATAGTTGCAGATGTTGTTGGGAATCAGTTTGTTGGTCTATCCTAGGATCAGCTTCAGGCTCTGAAGGTTGCTGTAGGGTGCTGTTGGTACTACATTGTTCTTGATTTAAAATTGTGAGCTCATGATGGGTAGACGACTGCAGTGATGCAGGAGGAGAGGTTTCAACAACTTCTTCAAGTTGCTCTACTACTCTGTGGCTTTGCAATGATGGCATTGGATCCAAATCACTATGTATTTCTGAAGTAGGAAATACCTGATCTGATTCTGGAGAGTCCTTAATGAGGTCTGGAGTCACTCTTGAAACCCCTGGGTTCACTTCAACACTTTGTGAGACAGCTTCATTAGCCTCTCTTAGAAGAGAATAAGGGGAAAATAAAGGACTAATATTTTGGTCAATTGTTTGATTGCTCTCAGGAACCAAAATACCAACTTCAGATGGTTTGTCTTCATGACATGAAGAAGACTGCATGGTGTCTGAAGTTTCATCAGATTCAACGAAATGTGCCTCTAATGATTTTTCATTGCTTTCTAAATCACTTTTTTCATATACAGGTGACAGTTGATCAAGACACACAGAACTTTCATCTTGACACTTTTGTTCTTGGAGTtgagtttcttcttcttcttgacTCACTGGTGAGGTGTGTTGCAGTAGGTCGGGTACTGTGTGTTCAGGTTCAACTGTTGGTAAAACAACTGAATTTTCACTTGATGAAAGTCTTGCAATAGATAGCTGACTGAAATCAAAGACATTTTGAGATGCCTTTGCTGATTGTTGGTGGAATTCTGACTGACTCTTTAAAATGATTGGTGATGAAGAGAGACAAGCATTTTCATCATCTGATACGTCACACTGAGCTTGAATTTCCTCCTCAGATTCTGCAGAAACCTATCGGATAAATTATATGAGGCATGGAAAGTATGACAAGGGAAAAGAGATGACATTGATGGGATACTTACAACCAGTGTGAGACAAACAACAAACCAATAGAGCACACGCAATGATCGTGAGTTCAGTTCAGAAacatatataatcatttatcaTTCATATAATCAGTCCCTGTGGAAGGTTTCTTGTCTGGTGTTGGTAATTGGTAAATGGTATTGAGACATTTGGGACATGACCCTTTTAATTATGTTTCAAATGCACAATGCCTTAAACTTACATCTTCATCTGCAGCTTCCTTTGTAGATTCTTTTTTGAACTCTTGAAACAGCCATGGATTGGTGAAGCTGTCCCTAGGAGACATTGATAGTGGAAAGTGAATGACTAGGAGGTGTACTAACAGAAGACTGATTAACTGAAAGTCGGTCTATTTGTCACTCACTGGTTGATCTCCAGTTCTTCCATCATATCTCCATGAATGCTCTCTGAATGGGCATTTCCCATTGTTTCAGCCCATGATGGAATGTCAAGGAGAGAGGCCACAGATAAGTCTTCTTCTGAAACAGCTGGAGGATGCCTTTGTGAAGTCTCCACTCTCCGCACCACACGAAGACTGTCACCATCTTCTTGGACCGAGGAGAGAGCTGCAAAAAACAGAACATTCTCTTTCACAGTGTAAAGACTAAGACTAAGGTTTGTTTTTAGGATCGAAATCTTGTGTAAAACAAGAATTTGCTGAATGTCCTACCTTCACTGTGGTCCAGAGTCCTTTCAATCTCTGCATATGTTCTTGAGGTTTGCTCCTGAACTGACTTGTGCATTTGAATCTCAATAAGATGGACAATGTCCATGCGATTTATTTTAGTCAGTCTTTTAATCAATGTATCTTCTGTGGAATTTGAGACATAATTAgaatctaaaaattaaaatggactTCAGGCACTTgggttttttatgcattatatgacttgacttttttaaagaataaataagtaCAAGACTTACCAGTTGCATGCTTTCCTTCTCTATCTACCCAGCGCTGTAAAAGAGCATGACTCTGCTCTTGCAGTGAATTTGGATTTTCAGCACGCACTTGCTGAATCTCATCTTCATTGAACTCCAGCTCTTTGGCCAGCTCTGAAATCAGATTAATGAAcatgcttttaataaaaaacatatccACTTATAGGTTTGAATTGTGGTGACATTCTGTTTACATCTTCAAATGTGAGTGGTGCTTACTTGCCCCCAGGATGCTAGAGTTTTGTGAGAAGTTGCTAAAGTTTTGTTATGCTGTTGCTACTGTATTCTTGGTGGTTTTTAGTATTTGATATTGACATACTCACCTGTCCAACTAAAACCTAAAAGGTCAGCAATGATGGCCAGAGTCTCTTCTTTCCTATCTGCATCATCATGCCAGTCCACTGTAAACATCAGTCAgagtatttttcattaattcttAATGATATGCATTTCAACACAAAAACCTTCAAACATCAAATTCCTTTTCATTTGTGAGATGAACTACTTGGACTATGTGAATTATTTCTGACTTTGTATTACAAGATATTTGTGATATAACGTAAATATGTGAGTAGAGTTATTAAGTGTTAATCTTTTTGTAAATCATTTAAACCTCTGACTGTGGCaacaaaaatgttaactgaaGCTAGGTTGGTAAACACGGTGACTGAACATCTGTTGAAGTAATATATGCCATAACATTCTTTAAACTTCTTACACAAAAAGCGCCCTTATCATGGTTGTTTCATAATTCCTAAGAGGACACGTGCAGTAGTTAGCATGCATTGCATAGGAAACTGGATTATTAGCAACCAAATAAAGACAACCAATCTTGAGATTTCAGTTTTCATGTACACACTGATatgcaaatgaataaaacatgacataaaaagtcacaaaacatgacacacaaacacagacatacAAGAAAACATTGAGATGAGACaaagtacagcacaaaacacaagacgACACAGAAcaagaaataaaactaaaaaaataaataaataaataaagagactTGCATGGAGTAAAATCTGGAGTAGGTAATACGGGGGGCAAGTGCCAAGTAGAGGTACCTTTACTTTGGTCTGGGGTAGTGCTGTCTGAGATTCTCTGCATCTGTGTCTCCACACAATCTTCCCAGTTGGGCCTTGACTCAAAGACATCATCGCCTATGGACGGGGGTCGATTTGCTTTTGAACTACTTTCTGTCCCTAACTCAACAGAGGCACTGTCTCCTTTGGTTTCATCACACTCTGTGCTCCTCGAAGAGTCCAAATCCTGAGAGAACTCGGGAGGAAGTTCAGGTTGACTGGACACAACATACTCTAGGTCAGGAGACTGTGTTGGTGAAACAGGCATCTGGGAGGATGAAGTCTTTGGTTTGGTGTAGCTGCTGTCTATTGTAGTGTGAATTTCCACAACAGACATGGACCATTCTGAGTCACCAATATCTGCTTCAGATTTGGGCCTTTGATTCTGTTCAATGGAGTCCCCTTGTTCTAAAATTTGGTCAAAGCTGGCTGCTTTCACAGCTATTTTTGGTTTAGATGTTGTgtcctcaatttcaaaaacaatgtccttggatggagtgtagattgaagGTGATGTCTGGAATTGCTGTTGACTAACAGTATAAACTGAGGCACTAGAGGAAACTGTAGATGCTTGGGTGGATATGGGCATTTCGACAACAGAATGCTGTTCATCTTCCACCGAAGAGTCAGAGGATTCTGGGTCTTGTTCGGAATAAACCGTTCGTGTTACTGTATAAGTGGCTGTGTCAACATTCGGTATCAGTGTGTCTTCACAGATTCCATTATCCTCTGTGGGACTCTTTGGTTCACTTTGGATAGGAAAATCATTCCGCTCTGGATGTTCTGGTTCCAGTACACTCTTGGTACCAGTTTTACTAAAGCCATCAGACTTTGCCTCATCTTCCTCAGCAACTCTGTCTTGATGCACTAAACCATCAGTAGGCATCTCTAATGAAGCTACTGCAACAGATTCACTAGCACTGAAATCGACTTGTTCAAATTCTTCACTTGAATCTTCATTTATCGGAAAAAAGAacctttcttcttcttcctccatGGTCCTTTTGGTCATGTCAATAGCACCACCTCTGGTCATCTCAAATAGTTTTCCCTCTTGGAACAGGAAAGGATTTGGTGTCCCCTCTTCGGTAGGGGTGCGTCCTGGAGTTGTGTCGGGTGTGGTTCCATGGGAACGTCTGTCTGCACACAGAGCAAGTATTTTCTGTTCCTCAGCTTCAATTTTTGCATTGAATGCCTCGTCGTCATCCACTTCAGCACTCCAGGGAACCAAGTCTCTCGGAATAGATACTGGGAATTCTTCTGGCTCCTCTTCATTGTCCTTTTGATGAATACATACATCTGGCTGGGATTCATCCTGACCTTCATTTGTAGCAGTGGTAATACCTACAATGTCGATGGAAGAAACTGGTTCAAGCACTTTTTCAGAAGTTGTGCTCTCATCAGAATCAGACTTGGAATCAACATCACCGTCAATCGCAATGCCCATTTTGCTCTCTGCTGAAGTAACAATGAGATGTTCCTCAGTTGTAGTCTCACCAAACTCTATACTATGGTACTCTGAAGGTAACTGTTCATAGTCTTCCTCCTTGTTCTTAACATGTGTTTGCATAGATGGCATGTCTATGCATGTCGGTAAATGGGTTTCTTCCTCCTCCATTTTGTCTGTGGACTCTAAAACCTCAGTGGCTTCTCCTGAGACCTTGTGAGTTGATTCCTCCAACTCAGGGCTGTCATAATCATCTTCTGACAATGAAGAATGTAAGGGTAATACTGGGGCAGATTCAGCAGGGCTCTCGGTTAATATTGTGTTAAAGTCTAGTGAACTTTCATGTGGTGACAGCACTTCTTCTTTTGGTTGTATAGAAACacaatcaaaatcaaattttacctttttaactTTTGCATCCTTTTCCATTTCatcaaatgttttgatttttgcaGCCATTTTAAACATCTCTTCTTCTGGAGTGAACTGCCTTTGTAAAGCATCAAAGTCATGAAGATCTCCACTTTCAAACATCTTTTCTTTTTGCTCGAGGGTCATGCGCTGCGTATCTAAGGTCTCATGGGACCCTTGGGATGACTCACtttctaaataaatgttttgtttagaaACTATTCCTTTTTCCCTGGAGTCAGAAATGAAAGTCTGACTTGTTGAGAAGACCCTTTCAGTGTAACTCAGTTGACCAGATTCTTGACCAGTGGGACTGCCCTCTAAAGAGTCTTGACATGGAGACTCCTTGGTTGGGCTTGGCTCAATAGAGTCTGGTGATTTTTGGGATGATCCATCTTCTCTCGTGGGAGTAGTTTCAAGCGAGTCTTTTCTACAGAGCATTTTAGAGTCACTCATGGTTTCAGGCTGCAGAGAATCCAAACTAGAAGGTCTCTCTGGTGCATCTTCACTGTGGTGGCTATATTGTGGTATCTTCTCATGCTCAGTAATTACATCTGATTTTATCAGCGAAATACTATCTGTATAGGTTAAATCACTTTTCATATCATGAATTATTGTCTTTGAATTATCAGAGGAGGGTGACTCAGTTTTGGTGGATGGAGAGGGTGAATCCATCTTAGAATCATCACTGGATGGTGACTCAATTTTAGGAAATAAGGAAGATGATTCAATCTTAGAATCATAAGGTGATTCAGTCTTGCTTTTTATGGAAGTTACTGAACATGATTCACTCTCGTCACTCTCCACTTTTTCATGTGACGTCACCAAACTTGATTGGTGAGTTGTCTCCTGATCCCCTGGATATGTATCTTCTGTTTCTTTACTAGTCGTCCTGGTAGAAAAAACAAGGACTTCAGGACTATTTTGAGGGGTTTCAGCAAGTCCCTCATGTTTCTCACTGTCACCTGTGCTGGAGTGAGGAGTCCTTGTCCCTATGTCACTATTGCCAGGAGAGTCTGCCAATGCCTCATGTTTGTCACTATCAGGACTTTCTTCCAATGCTCCATCATGTATTTCACTTTGACACAAGGGCTCACCTTGCACCATTGCAGTAGCAAATGCTGTGATTATGTTTGATTTACTTGGATCCACTTCTGCCTGGTGTACCTGCTCCTCATCTTCCAAAGGAAGGCCATCATTATACATGAAATAATGTTTACTTGTTTCACCTGAAGTTCGCCTATAGAGCTGATATTTAGGATTGTCCTCAAGTTCTGCCTTAATATCTGCACTGAAATCCTCTGATGGTTTCCGGTCTGGGCTGATCTGAGGTTCCACAGACAATCTCCTGTTCTGGTAATCTTCATAATATGTTCTCTCAGGTGTCAACCCTGGGTCTTCGTTGCCTAACAGTTCAGAACATATCTGTTGTTGCTCAGTATCAAATCTACCTCGTTCCTGAGATGGTTTTCCATTTTGGTCATTTGATATATGTTTAGAGAGCAGGTCTTCTTCAGGCCTTTCCTCTTCAAAGTTAAAGATAATGCTGGAAGTTACAGCTTGATCACCTTTGATTTGGATAGCTGTAACTGCTCTGTCTTGTAAATGTTGGGATGTTATGCTGATTTGACTCTCATATGTTGGAGAAACCTGCATCACATCAGAACTTGTTTCAGAGGTTACAGTTGTAATTGCTCTTTCTGGGAAATGCTGGGTCAATTCTGTAATTTGGTTATCATATGTTGGAGGAACCTGCATCACATCAGAACTTGTTTCAGAGGTTACAGTTGTAATTGCTCTGTCTTGAAAATGTTGGGATGTTATGCTGATTTGACTCTCATATGTTGGAGAAACCTGCATCACATCAGAACTTGTTTCAGAGGTTACAGTTGTAATTGCTCTTTCTGGGAAATGCTGGGTTAATTCTGTAATTTGGTTATCATATGTTGGAGGAACCTGCATCACATCAGAACTTGTTTCAGAGGTTACAGTTGTAATTGCTCTGTCTTGAAAATGTTGGGATGTTATGCTGATTTGACTCTCATATGTTGGAGAAACCTGCATCCCATCAGAACTTGCTTCAGAGGTTTCAGATGTAATTACACTTTCTCGGAAATGCTGGGTTGATTCTGTAATTTGGTTATCATATATTGGAGGAACCTGCATCACATCAGAACTTGTTTCAGAGGTTACAGTTGTAATTGTTCTGTCTTGAAAATGTTGGGATGTTATGCTGATTTGACTCTCATATGTTGGAGGAACCTGCATCACATCAGAACTTGTTTCAGAGGTTACAGTTGAAATTGCTCTTTCTGGGAAATGCCGGGTTGATTCTGTAATTTGGTTATCATATGTTGGAGGAACCTGCATCACATCAGAACTTGTTTCAGAGGTTACAGTTGTAATTGCTCTTTCTGGGAAATGCTGGGTCAATTCTGTAATTTGGTTATCATATGTTGGAGGAACCTGCATCACATCAGAACTTGTTTCAGAGGTTACAGTTGTAATTGCTCTGTCTTGAAAATGTTGGGATGTTATGCTGATTTGACTCTCATATGTTGGAGAAACCTGCATCACATCAGAACTTGTTTCAGAGGTTACTGTTGTAATTGCTCTTTCTGGGAAATGCTGGGTCAATTCTGTAATTTGGTTATCATATATTGGAGGAACCTGGATCACATCAGAACTTGTTTCAGAGGTTACAGTTGTAATTGCTCTGTCTTGAAAATGTTGGGATGTTATGCTGATTTGACTCTCATATGTTGGAGAAACCTGCATCACATCAGAACTTGTTTCAGAGGTTACAGTTGTAATTGCTCTTTCTGGGAAATGCTGGGTCAATTCTGTATTTTGGTTATCATATATTGGAGGAACTTGGATCACATCAGAACTTGTTTCAGAGGTTACAGTTGTAATTGCTCTGTCTTGAAAATGTTGGGATGTTATGCTGATTTGACTCTCATATGTTGGAGAAACCTGCATCACATCAGAACTTGTTTCAGAGGTTACAGTTGTAATTGCTCTTTCTGGGAAATGCTGGGTCAATTCTGTAATTTGGTTATCATATGTTGGAGGAACTTGCATCACGTCAGAACTTGTTTCAGAGGTTAGAGTTGTAATTGCTCTGTCTTGTAAATGTTGGGATGTTATGCTGATGTGACTCTCATGTGTTGGAGAAACCTGCATCCCATCAGAACTTGCTTCAGAGGTTTCAGATGTAATTACCCTTTCTCGGAAATGCTGGGCTGATTCTGTAATTTGGTTATCATATGTTAGAGGAACCTGCATCACATCAGAACTTGTTTCAGAGGTTACAGCTGTAATTGCTCTGTCTTGTAAATATTGTGATGTTATGCTGATTTGACTCTCATATGTTGGAGAAACCTGCATCCCATCAGAACTTGTTTCAGAGGTTACAGTTGTAATTGCTCTTTCTGGGAAATGCTGGGTTGATTCTGTAATTTGGTTATCATATGTTGGAGGAACCTGCATCACATCAGAACTTGTTTCAGAGGTTACAGTTGTAATTGCTCTGTCTTGTAAATGTTGGGATGTTATGCTGATTGGACTCTCATGTGTTGGAGAAACCTGCATCACATCAGAACTTGTTTCAGAGGTTACAGTTGTAATTGCTCTTTCTGGGAAATGCTGGGTTGATTCTGTAATTTGGTTATCATATGTTGGAGGAACCTGCATCACATCAGAACTTGTTTCAGAGGTTACAGTTGTAATTGCTCTGTCTTGTAAATGTTGGGATGTTATGCTGATTGGACTCTCATATGTTGGAGGAACCTGCATCACATCAGAACTTGTTTCAGAGGTTACAGTTGTAATTGCTCTGTCTTGTAAATATTGTGATGTTATTCTGATTTGACTCTCATATGTTGGAGAAACCTGCATCACATCAGAACTTGTTTCAGAGGTTACAGTTGTAATTGCTCTTTCTGGGAAATGCTGGGTCGATTCTGTAATTTGGTTATCACATGTTGGAGGAGCCTGCATCACATCAGAACTTGTTTCAGAGGTTACAGTTGTAATTGCTCTGTCTTGTAAATGTTGGGATGTTATGCTGATTTGACTCTCATATGTTGGAGAAACCTGCATCACATCAGAACTTGATTCAGAGGTTTCAGATGTAATTATCCTTTCTCGGAAATGCTGGGTTGATTCTGTGATTTGGTTATCATATGTTGGAGGAACCTGCATCACGTCAGAACTTGTTTCAGAGGTTAGAGTTGTAATTGCTCTGTCTTGTAAATGTTGGGATGTTATGCTGATTTGACTCTCATATGTTGGAGGAACCTGCATCACATCAGAACTTGCTTCAGAGGTTTCAGATGTAATTACCCTTTCTCGGAAATGCTGGGTTGATTCAGTAATTTGGTTATCATATATTGGAGAAACCTGCATCACATCAGAACTTCCTTCAGAAGTTACAGTTTTAATGGCTCTTTCTTGTAAATGTTGGGTTGGCTCTGTAATTTGGTTATCAAATGTTAGGGGAATATGCACCACATTAGAACTTGACATTTCAGAGGCTACAGTTGTAACTGGTCTTTCTTGTAAACGCTGAGTTGTTACCATTGAGGGAACCTCATCAAAACATGCTGATTCAGAGGTTACAGTTGTAATTGCTTTATGTTCAAAAAGTCCAGACTTGCTTTTCGATGGATCCTGGCCAGTCTGAAATGCCTTCATCAGCTCTCTTACAGACATAGTTTCCTCTAGCCTTTCTGTCTGCGACTTTGGGGATCTGGGGGATTTTGGAGGAAGCTTGGCTGATTTTTCGATTTCTGATATCTGTACATATGACTTACTCTGGGACGTAGTCACTTTTTGGGATTTCCACTTTTGACTGTCCACCTCATTCTCTTCTTCGACCTTCTTCTGCAGTGCCTTAACCCTGTCCTTAATGGATCCAATTGGAGTTTCCACAACTCTAGGAGACACAGGAAGGGGTCCAAAGACAGATTCAGATCCACCAATAACCGCATCTTCATCAAGAGACTCCTCAGACTGACTCCTACTCATCCTTTCCAAGTCATCCTCTGAACTGCCACTTGCAAACTCCCGCTCTTTACGCTTTTTCCTTGCCGGCTTTTTGATTTCTGCTGGACGGTGTTTACCACGTTTCACAACAACCTCTGTAAAGGTTTCTTGGACGCTATCCACATCTTGTGAATCACTAAATGGTACAGGTGTCTCCTGCAGGCACTGTTCTAAGTCACTGCTGAGAAATGAAACCATATCTGAAATATCCCTCTTAGGAGAAGAATGGGATACAGTGTCTCTTGTGATTCGAACTTCCTGAATGAGTGCCTCTTGGATTTCAGTGCTTTTTTTGATGTTGGATTCCTCAACATCTGTCTCACTGAGAAGTACCCACTCCTCATCATCAATGGTTACAGATCTCCCAATAGCACCTTCCCTCTTTGTATCATCCATTGTTCCATCACGAAGGATCCCTTCTACCTTCTCTAAGTCCTCTTTCACTTTTTCAACAATTTCAAATGGCTCATCCACGTCCTCATCCCCAGCCTTGTCTGATCGCTCTCCAGGATCAGAGGAGCACGATCTTTCCAACTTTTCAGAGGTCA
This genomic window from Labeo rohita strain BAU-BD-2019 chromosome 1, IGBB_LRoh.1.0, whole genome shotgun sequence contains:
- the ank2a gene encoding ankyrin-2 isoform X4: MSKSSAESQSRGGSVRDVRMASSNNTSPEGGSPPHQNRIRQSDSNTSFLRAARAGNIEKVLEFLKSGQDISTCNQNGLNALHLAAKEGHVELVEELLERGATVDSSTKKGNTALHIACLAGQKEVAKLLVKRGADVNSQSQNGFTPLYMAAQENHLEVVRYLLENGGNQSMATEDGFTPLAIALQQGHNQVVSLLLEHDTKGKVRLPALHIAARKDDTKSAALLLQNDHNADVQSKMMVNRTTESGFTPLHIAAHYGNVNVATLLLNRGAAVDFTARNGITPLHVASKRGNTNMIALLLDRGAQIDAKTRDGLTPLHCAARSGHDTAVEILLEKGAPILARTKNGLSPLHMSAQGDHVECVKHLLQHKAPVDDVTLDYLTALHVAAHCGHYRVTKLLLDKKANPNARALNGFTPLHIACKKNRVKVMELLVKYGASIQAITESGLTPIHVAAFMGHLNIVLLLLQNGASPDVCNIRGETALHMAARAGQMEVVRCLLRNGALVDAVAREDQTPLHIASRLGQTEIVQLLLQHMAHPDASTTNGYTPLHISAREGQMETAAVLLEAGASHSLATKKGFTPLHVAAKYGSLDVAKLLLQRRAVLDDSGKYGLTPLHVAAHYDNQQVAMMLLDKGASPHATAKNGYTPLHIAAKKNQTQIASALLQYGAETNALTKQGVSPLHLASQEGHTEMASLLLERGAHVNAATKSGLTPLHLTAQEDRVQAAEILVKHDANIDQQTKLGYTPLIVACHYGNVKMVNFLLQNGANVNAKTKNGYTPLHQAAQQGNTHIINVLLQHGAKPNAVTMNGNTALSIAKRLGYISVVDTLKVVTEEVITTTTTVTEKHKLNVPETMTEVLDVSDEEAQHQMEEELFTEVSMEIEGEDTMTGDGGEYLRAEDLRELGDDSLPGHYLDGMSYTHNLDRGEGMLIEDMIASHQINKVSAFSREHEKDSYRLSWGAEHLDNVVLTSTLLQSGRSTPCLDHDNSSFLVSFMVDARGGAMRGCRHNGLRIIVPPRKCSAPTRVTCRLVKRHRLASMPPMVEGEGLAGKIIEVGPTGAQFLGKLHLPTAPPPLNEGESLVSRILQLGPPGTKFLGPVIVEIPHFAALRGTERELVILRSETGESWREHHCEHTEEELNQILNGMDEELDTPEELEKKRICRIITRDFPQYFAVVSRIKQDSHLIGPEGGVLSSTLVPQVQAVFPEGALTKRIRVGLQAQPIGEDLVRKILGNKATFSPIVTLEPRRRKFHKPITMTIPVPKSPTSDGTNSTPTLRLLCSITGGTTPAQWEDITGSTPLTFINQCVSFTTNVSARFWLIDCRQIQESVNFSSQLYREIICVPYMAKFVIFAKTLDPIEARLRCFCMTDDKMDKTLEQQENFTEVARSRDVEVLEGKPIFADCFGNLVPLTKSGQHHVFSFYAFKENRLSLFIKIRDSTQEPCGRLSFTKEPRTYRSLNHNAICNLNICLPVYSKESDSDQDADEESEKTHDKYYDGSESTELSMLQIIHDPATLASPDLLSEVSDMKQDLIKVSVLLTSEKLERSCSSDPGERSDKAGDEDVDEPFEIVEKVKEDLEKVEGILRDGTMDDTKREGAIGRSVTIDDEEWVLLSETDVEESNIKKSTEIQEALIQEVRITRDTVSHSSPKRDISDMVSFLSSDLEQCLQETPVPFSDSQDVDSVQETFTEVVVKRGKHRPAEIKKPARKKRKEREFASGSSEDDLERMSRSQSEESLDEDAVIGGSESVFGPLPVSPRVVETPIGSIKDRVKALQKKVEEENEVDSQKWKSQKVTTSQSKSYVQISEIEKSAKLPPKSPRSPKSQTERLEETMSVRELMKAFQTGQDPSKSKSGLFEHKAITTVTSESACFDEVPSMVTTQRLQERPVTTVASEMSSSNVVHIPLTFDNQITEPTQHLQERAIKTVTSEGSSDVMQVSPIYDNQITESTQHFRERVITSETSEASSDVMQVPPTYESQISITSQHLQDRAITTLTSETSSDVMQVPPTYDNQITESTQHFRERIITSETSESSSDVMQVSPTYESQISITSQHLQDRAITTVTSETSSDVMQAPPTCDNQITESTQHFPERAITTVTSETSSDVMQVSPTYESQIRITSQYLQDRAITTVTSETSSDVMQVPPTYESPISITSQHLQDRAITTVTSETSSDVMQVPPTYDNQITESTQHFPERAITTVTSETSSDVMQVSPTHESPISITSQHLQDRAITTVTSETSSDVMQVPPTYDNQITESTQHFPERAITTVTSETSSDGMQVSPTYESQISITSQHFQDRAITTVTSETSSDVMQVPPTYDNQITELTQHFPERAITTVTSETSSDVMQVSPTYESQISITSQHFQDRAITTVTSETSSDVMQVPPTYDNQITELTQHFPERAITTVTSETSSDVMQVSPTYESQISITSQHLQDRAVTAIQIKGDQAVTSSIIFNFEEERPEEDLLSKHISNDQNGKPSQERGRFDTEQQQICSELLGNEDPGLTPERTYYEDYQNRRLSVEPQISPDRKPSEDFSADIKAELEDNPKYQLYRRTSGETSKHYFMYNDGLPLEDEEQVHQAEVDPSKSNIITAFATAMVQGEPLCQSEIHDGALEESPDSDKHEALADSPGNSDIGTRTPHSSTGDSEKHEGLAETPQNSPEVLVFSTRTTSKETEDTYPGDQETTHQSSLVTSHEKVESDESESCSVTSIKSKTESPYDSKIESSSLFPKIESPSSDDSKMDSPSPSTKTESPSSDNSKTIIHDMKSDLTYTDSISLIKSDVITEHEKIPQYSHHSEDAPERPSSLDSLQPETMSDSKMLCRKDSLETTPTREDGSSQKSPDSIEPSPTKESPCQDSLEGSPTGQESGQLSYTERVFSTSQTFISDSREKGIVSKQNIYLESESSQGSHETLDTQRMTLEQKEKMFESGDLHDFDALQRQFTPEEEMFKMAAKIKTFDEMEKDAKVKKVKFDFDCVSIQPKEEVLSPHESSLDFNTILTESPAESAPVLPLHSSLSEDDYDSPELEESTHKVSGEATEVLESTDKMEEEETHLPTCIDMPSMQTHVKNKEEDYEQLPSEYHSIEFGETTTEEHLIVTSAESKMGIAIDGDVDSKSDSDESTTSEKVLEPVSSIDIVGITTATNEGQDESQPDVCIHQKDNEEEPEEFPVSIPRDLVPWSAEVDDDEAFNAKIEAEEQKILALCADRRSHGTTPDTTPGRTPTEEGTPNPFLFQEGKLFEMTRGGAIDMTKRTMEEEEERFFFPINEDSSEEFEQVDFSASESVAVASLEMPTDGLVHQDRVAEEDEAKSDGFSKTGTKSVLEPEHPERNDFPIQSEPKSPTEDNGICEDTLIPNVDTATYTVTRTVYSEQDPESSDSSVEDEQHSVVEMPISTQASTVSSSASVYTVSQQQFQTSPSIYTPSKDIVFEIEDTTSKPKIAVKAASFDQILEQGDSIEQNQRPKSEADIGDSEWSMSVVEIHTTIDSSYTKPKTSSSQMPVSPTQSPDLEYVVSSQPELPPEFSQDLDSSRSTECDETKGDSASVELGTESSSKANRPPSIGDDVFESRPNWEDCVETQMQRISDSTTPDQSKVDWHDDADRKEETLAIIADLLGFSWTELAKELEFNEDEIQQVRAENPNSLQEQSHALLQRWVDREGKHATEDTLIKRLTKINRMDIVHLIEIQMHKSVQEQTSRTYAEIERTLDHSEALSSVQEDGDSLRVVRRVETSQRHPPAVSEEDLSVASLLDIPSWAETMGNAHSESIHGDMMEELEINQDSFTNPWLFQEFKKESTKEAADEDVSAESEEEIQAQCDVSDDENACLSSSPIILKSQSEFHQQSAKASQNVFDFSQLSIARLSSSENSVVLPTVEPEHTVPDLLQHTSPVSQEEEETQLQEQKCQDESSVCLDQLSPVYEKSDLESNEKSLEAHFVESDETSDTMQSSSCHEDKPSEVGILVPESNQTIDQNISPLFSPYSLLREANEAVSQSVEVNPGVSRVTPDLIKDSPESDQVFPTSEIHSDLDPMPSLQSHRVVEQLEEVVETSPPASLQSSTHHELTILNQEQCSTNSTLQQPSEPEADPRIDQQTDSQQHLQLLESPEQIPETLGDHCDDQEDEYCPEEEEVRTQLDITTEPLIDDSHDFKKELLSPSENDPDMWIQSETAQRSATSSLCNSDVSPQTPETVISYQHFDFRETTSELGSATIKKTVSQEAAVSKGLRRLHSESISSAAQKSEEKLIDRCLSESSEPLMLTLNMNSAPKEPVSQEAVLTLPLAQDGSGKALTSKDSRRLLSDSVISGATSLKSKEKHGARCLSDSSKHLVFSSNSVLEELKKTVHPEQPLADQPLSSETLILDVSQDTFTGELQSTVEKTSTESPTSQIYLSENVELDVPDVPKSAKVEKPKHKELLSIYQQHDDSDLETFFDCKQTVSDYSEAEEDEPWKGAMALSNKVLRSTVHELQQHPNVRSPPAYVLSRESPRWSIKSSDSEDFDDAPIIHEPNDDAEDKDVYFSCQQKSLESSAQTLQELPPRGGAEYNDDDDNDDDDLRREIDEALGVLSDSSDEEVLTTRVVRRRVIIQGDDVPDVPPQSVTEEQYTDAQGNLVVKKVTRKVIRRCVSSDGVETEQVRMEGSPQQPVSVARGDGYSKITKRTVLKSEGHQTEVTFHEQDGMSSSKGEPALGQEVRQVVQTTMVHGEQLEKHEGDPFLASDLPSARDDFTQALSYFGGFRKVQIPQVLEQKILQPDGSVIRRFERQAWRLCAN